The following coding sequences lie in one Mycobacterium sp. Z3061 genomic window:
- the eccCa gene encoding type VII secretion protein EccCa: MSTQGFVRRLRVSPPRMPGGEVNLQPPPEVPRVIPGSLLMRLLPFVMIVAVIGMIALMVTVGGRDLMKNPMFLIFPMMMVMSMAGMFIGGGGRSGKAAAELNEERKDYFSYLANLRDDADMTGAGQRTALEWSHPDPRALADVVGTRRMWERRPTDTDFCHVRVGIGTHRLATRLLAPETGPPEDLEPVSTVALRRFVKTHSVVHALPTAVSLRAFPAITFEGDRKLARQLVRSMVLELCAFHGPDHVQVAVVTANPDGENWSWVKWLPHAQHATARDGMGSMRLLFPGLELLERSLATDLGERGRFSRNAEPTKGLKHLVVVIDDGYITGTERLVTDAGLDSVTLLDLNGADAPANRRGLQLVVDGEDVGARTAVGVERFATPDTITVAEAEATARRIGRYRLASAAHIVNLEADARATDPGLMALLKIPDAAEIVPEQVWRKRSPRERLRVPIGYTPNGQPLELDIKESAESGMGPHGLCIGATGSGKSEFLRTLVLSMVTSHSPEVLNMVLVDFKGGATFLGLEGVPHIAAIITNLEDELILVDRMRDALAGELNRRQELLRSAGNFPNVNEYERARANGAELDPLPALFVIVDEFSELLSQKPDFAELFVMIGRLGRSLHVHLLLASQRLEEGKLRGLDSHLSYRIGLKTFSAGESRSVLGVPDAYHLPSVPGSAFLKCDASEPVRFNTCYVSGEYVRPRRAQSGRGRQLGALAPKLFTATPVKKDALPAAPAVEPEAPSVSSTPVRTTLLDVVVSRLRGHGRPAHEVWLPPLDESPAVNQLLADADWSAPENLDGRLWLPMGVVDRPYDQRRDVLMVDLSGAQGNVAVVGGPQSGKSTALRTLIMSAAATHTPEQVQFFCLDFGGGTLASLVNLPHVGGVAGRMDADGIRRTVAEVAGVLRAREVRFRDLGIESMRDFRQRKAHLATLPPEVAARDPLSKDKFGDLFLVIDGWASIRSDFEILEPTLNSLAVQGLSYGIHLVISATRWMEMRAAVKDMLGTRIELKLGDALDSDVGRRFNELIPVGRPGRGMSHERLHILVALPRLDSSSGVEDLPDGVSAAVKAMRTHYGKRQAPRVRMLPHKVDRAAVVRVAGSARMLGKARFAIGINEAELMPVVLDFDAQPHLVVFGEAECGKTGLLRNIATGVMENASPEQCKIVLVDYRRSMLGVVANDYLGGYATASQSCTELMGALAETLRERIPPSDITQQQLKERSWWSGPDIFVMIDDYDLVATGSISSPLSPLVEFLPQARDIGLRIVVARRIGGAGRAMMDPFVGRLKDLSCNALVMSGTKDEGALFGYKATEMPPGRGMLISRTTKSGVIQLSRMPDL; this comes from the coding sequence TTGAGTACGCAGGGTTTCGTGCGCCGCCTGCGGGTTTCGCCGCCACGGATGCCGGGCGGCGAGGTCAACCTGCAACCGCCACCGGAGGTGCCGCGGGTCATACCCGGCAGCCTCCTGATGAGGCTGCTGCCATTCGTGATGATCGTCGCCGTCATCGGGATGATCGCGCTGATGGTGACCGTCGGCGGGCGGGATCTGATGAAGAACCCGATGTTCCTGATCTTCCCGATGATGATGGTCATGTCGATGGCCGGCATGTTCATCGGAGGTGGTGGCCGATCCGGCAAGGCCGCCGCGGAACTCAACGAAGAGCGCAAGGACTATTTCAGCTATCTGGCCAATCTGCGCGACGACGCCGACATGACCGGTGCGGGTCAGCGCACGGCGCTGGAGTGGAGCCACCCCGATCCGCGGGCGCTGGCCGACGTGGTAGGCACCCGCCGCATGTGGGAACGCCGTCCCACCGACACCGACTTCTGCCATGTCCGGGTGGGTATCGGCACCCACCGCCTGGCCACCCGCTTGCTCGCACCGGAGACCGGCCCGCCCGAGGATCTGGAACCGGTGTCGACGGTGGCGCTGCGCCGGTTCGTCAAAACCCACTCGGTGGTTCACGCCCTGCCCACCGCGGTGTCGCTGCGGGCGTTCCCGGCCATCACCTTCGAGGGCGACCGGAAGTTGGCTCGGCAATTGGTGCGCTCGATGGTGTTGGAGCTGTGCGCATTTCACGGACCCGACCACGTCCAGGTCGCCGTGGTTACGGCCAATCCGGATGGCGAGAACTGGAGCTGGGTCAAGTGGTTGCCGCATGCCCAGCACGCGACGGCCCGGGACGGCATGGGTTCGATGCGACTGCTGTTCCCCGGATTGGAGCTGCTGGAGCGTTCGCTGGCAACGGATCTGGGGGAGCGGGGCCGGTTCAGCCGCAACGCCGAGCCGACCAAGGGCCTCAAGCATCTCGTGGTGGTGATCGACGACGGATACATCACCGGAACCGAACGTCTGGTGACCGACGCAGGCCTGGACAGCGTCACACTGCTGGACCTCAACGGCGCCGACGCTCCGGCCAACCGGCGTGGCCTGCAACTCGTGGTGGACGGTGAGGACGTCGGGGCGCGCACCGCGGTCGGTGTCGAGCGTTTTGCCACGCCGGACACGATCACGGTGGCCGAGGCCGAGGCGACGGCCCGCCGGATCGGCCGGTACCGGCTGGCCAGCGCCGCGCACATCGTCAACCTGGAAGCCGACGCACGCGCCACCGACCCGGGCCTGATGGCGCTGCTGAAAATTCCCGATGCCGCCGAGATCGTCCCGGAACAGGTGTGGCGCAAGCGCTCTCCGCGTGAGCGGCTTCGCGTGCCCATCGGGTACACGCCCAACGGCCAGCCTCTGGAACTGGACATCAAGGAGTCCGCTGAGTCCGGCATGGGCCCGCACGGGTTGTGTATCGGCGCTACCGGTTCGGGCAAGTCGGAGTTCCTGCGCACGCTGGTGCTGTCGATGGTCACCTCGCACTCGCCCGAGGTGCTCAATATGGTGCTGGTCGACTTCAAGGGTGGCGCAACGTTTCTCGGTCTGGAGGGGGTGCCGCATATCGCGGCGATCATCACCAACCTCGAGGACGAGCTGATCCTGGTCGACCGCATGCGCGACGCACTGGCGGGTGAGCTGAACCGCCGCCAGGAGCTGTTGCGATCGGCCGGCAACTTTCCCAACGTCAACGAGTACGAGCGCGCCCGCGCCAACGGCGCAGAACTGGATCCGCTGCCGGCGCTTTTCGTGATCGTCGACGAGTTCTCCGAACTGCTCTCGCAGAAGCCGGATTTCGCCGAGCTGTTCGTGATGATCGGCCGCCTGGGCCGGTCGCTGCATGTGCACCTGCTGCTGGCGTCCCAGCGGCTGGAGGAAGGCAAGTTGCGCGGCCTGGATTCGCACCTGTCCTACCGGATCGGACTCAAGACCTTCTCGGCCGGGGAGTCGCGCAGCGTACTCGGTGTGCCGGACGCCTATCACCTGCCCAGCGTCCCGGGCTCGGCGTTCCTGAAATGCGATGCCTCCGAACCGGTCCGGTTCAACACCTGCTATGTCTCCGGTGAATACGTCCGGCCGCGCCGGGCGCAGTCCGGCCGCGGCAGGCAATTGGGCGCGCTGGCGCCGAAGCTGTTCACCGCGACCCCGGTAAAAAAGGATGCGTTGCCCGCGGCACCCGCGGTCGAGCCGGAAGCTCCCAGCGTCTCGTCGACCCCGGTGCGGACCACGCTGCTCGACGTCGTGGTGTCGCGGTTGCGGGGTCACGGACGCCCGGCGCACGAGGTGTGGCTCCCGCCGCTGGATGAGAGTCCCGCGGTGAATCAGCTTCTGGCGGATGCCGATTGGTCGGCCCCGGAGAATCTCGACGGGCGGTTGTGGCTACCCATGGGGGTGGTGGACCGGCCCTACGATCAGCGTCGCGACGTGTTGATGGTCGATCTGTCCGGCGCCCAAGGCAACGTGGCGGTGGTCGGGGGGCCGCAGTCGGGCAAGTCGACGGCGTTGCGCACCCTGATCATGTCGGCCGCCGCTACCCACACCCCCGAGCAGGTGCAGTTCTTCTGCCTTGACTTCGGCGGCGGTACGCTGGCGAGCCTGGTCAACCTGCCGCACGTGGGCGGGGTCGCGGGCCGCATGGACGCCGACGGGATCCGGCGCACCGTGGCCGAAGTGGCCGGGGTGCTGCGGGCCCGGGAGGTGCGGTTCCGCGATCTGGGCATCGAGTCGATGCGCGACTTCCGCCAGCGCAAAGCGCACCTGGCGACGCTGCCACCCGAGGTGGCGGCACGGGATCCGTTGAGCAAGGACAAGTTCGGTGACCTGTTCCTGGTGATCGACGGCTGGGCCTCGATCCGCAGCGACTTCGAGATACTGGAGCCCACCCTCAACTCACTTGCCGTCCAAGGACTTTCCTACGGCATTCACCTGGTGATCTCGGCGACGCGCTGGATGGAGATGCGGGCCGCCGTCAAGGACATGCTCGGCACCCGCATCGAGCTGAAGCTGGGTGATGCGCTCGACAGCGACGTGGGCCGCAGGTTCAACGAGCTGATCCCGGTCGGCCGGCCGGGCCGGGGGATGAGTCACGAACGGCTGCACATCCTCGTCGCGCTGCCACGCCTGGACTCCAGTTCGGGGGTCGAGGATCTGCCCGACGGAGTGTCGGCCGCGGTCAAGGCAATGCGGACGCACTACGGCAAACGGCAGGCGCCACGCGTGCGGATGCTGCCGCACAAGGTGGACCGTGCGGCGGTGGTCCGGGTGGCGGGATCGGCCCGAATGCTCGGCAAGGCCCGCTTCGCCATCGGCATCAACGAGGCCGAATTGATGCCCGTTGTACTCGATTTCGACGCGCAACCACATCTGGTCGTGTTCGGGGAAGCGGAATGCGGCAAGACCGGTCTGCTGCGCAACATCGCCACCGGCGTGATGGAGAACGCGAGCCCGGAGCAGTGCAAGATCGTGCTCGTCGACTACCGCCGCTCGATGCTCGGCGTTGTCGCGAACGACTATCTGGGCGGCTACGCCACCGCGTCCCAGTCCTGCACGGAACTGATGGGCGCCCTCGCCGAGACATTGCGGGAGCGGATCCCGCCCAGCGACATCACCCAGCAGCAACTCAAGGAGCGGTCGTGGTGGTCGGGTCCGGACATCTTCGTGATGATCGACGACTACGACCTGGTCGCAACCGGTTCCATCAGCAGCCCGTTGAGCCCGCTGGTCGAGTTCCTGCCGCAGGCGCGTGATATCGGATTGCGCATCGTGGTCGCCCGCCGGATCGGGGGAGCCGGACGCGCGATGATGGACCCCTTCGTCGGGCGGCTCAAGGACCTGTCCTGCAACGCGTTGGTGATGAGTGGAACCAAAGACGAAGGGGCATTGTTCGGCTACAAGGCCACTGAAATGCCGCCCGGCCGTGGAATGCTGATCTCGCGTACGACCAAGAGCGGTGTGATCCAGCTGTCCAGGATGCCGGACCTGTGA
- the eccD gene encoding type VII secretion integral membrane protein EccD: protein MTLPPSLSELDAESEAEPTLSRVTLVVGELRLDVGLPADNSIAGFIDDVIDIANEQLAAHPGADDLMFDTTEGKWTLARLGDDAIDPSRSLSEANVYDGELLMIRALDQPSRRMLFDDVEDEARHEEHPALDWLSRDARLVTCFGVGLVAALTAAFLLPRRATEFYVPATALGVGVLAVIAACVIAHRSAGARRSEWLAAVATPLLFGGALYVVPDGFGAKSLPMAFGLTGLASLLVLLVTGRGRALHTAVISLAVIGGAAGAADLLWDPAPRAVGAVLATVSVIVVYLSPRVTILLAKLPVPRVPTAGEPLDDIETQGGTTVEGVNAVGKQVIPTEEGMIVRVRRAGQYLTGILAAAAVTATAGCYLALDLSDGFYWQGTVFAVAVATVLCLRGRSHHDLVQSATLIAAGTAIALLSIVEIAVGLDGWQVYATLSLVVLMVLMVACGVIAPRLEFSPVMRRQVEILEYLAIVLVFPLCFWIVRLYAVFRELRL from the coding sequence ATGACTCTACCGCCGTCGCTGTCGGAATTAGACGCGGAATCTGAGGCCGAGCCCACGCTCAGCCGGGTCACCCTGGTGGTCGGGGAGTTACGACTTGACGTGGGGTTACCGGCCGACAACAGCATCGCCGGGTTCATCGACGACGTCATCGACATCGCCAACGAGCAACTCGCCGCACACCCTGGCGCCGACGACCTCATGTTCGACACCACCGAGGGAAAGTGGACCCTGGCCCGCCTCGGTGACGACGCGATCGATCCCAGCCGGTCGCTGAGCGAAGCCAACGTCTACGACGGCGAGTTGCTGATGATCCGGGCGTTGGACCAGCCGAGCCGCCGGATGCTGTTCGACGATGTCGAAGACGAGGCCCGCCACGAAGAGCACCCCGCCCTGGACTGGTTGTCCCGTGACGCACGTCTGGTCACCTGCTTCGGTGTCGGACTGGTCGCCGCTCTCACCGCGGCTTTCCTGCTGCCGCGTCGCGCCACCGAGTTCTACGTGCCGGCGACCGCCCTCGGTGTCGGTGTCCTGGCCGTGATCGCCGCGTGCGTGATCGCGCACCGTTCGGCGGGCGCCCGGCGCTCGGAATGGCTGGCGGCGGTGGCCACCCCGCTGTTGTTCGGCGGCGCGCTGTACGTGGTTCCCGACGGCTTCGGCGCGAAGTCACTGCCGATGGCGTTCGGGTTGACCGGGCTCGCCTCACTGCTGGTGTTGCTGGTCACCGGACGCGGTCGCGCCCTGCACACCGCGGTGATCTCGCTGGCCGTCATCGGCGGCGCCGCGGGAGCGGCCGACCTGCTCTGGGATCCGGCGCCGCGGGCCGTCGGAGCGGTGCTGGCGACGGTGTCGGTGATCGTCGTCTACCTGTCACCCCGCGTGACAATCCTGCTGGCCAAGCTGCCGGTGCCGCGGGTACCGACCGCCGGCGAGCCGCTGGATGACATCGAGACCCAGGGCGGCACCACCGTCGAAGGCGTCAATGCCGTCGGCAAACAGGTGATCCCGACCGAGGAGGGCATGATCGTGCGGGTCCGCCGGGCCGGCCAGTACCTGACCGGCATCCTGGCCGCGGCCGCGGTCACGGCGACCGCCGGCTGCTATCTGGCGCTCGATCTCAGTGACGGGTTTTATTGGCAGGGAACCGTTTTCGCGGTCGCGGTGGCCACCGTGCTGTGCCTGCGCGGTCGCAGCCATCACGATCTGGTGCAGTCCGCCACGCTGATCGCCGCCGGGACGGCGATCGCGCTGCTGTCCATCGTCGAGATTGCGGTCGGCCTCGACGGGTGGCAGGTCTACGCAACGCTGTCGCTGGTGGTTCTGATGGTGTTGATGGTCGCCTGCGGCGTCATCGCGCCGCGACTCGAGTTCTCACCGGTGATGCGTCGGCAGGTGGAGATCCTGGAATACCTCGCGATCGTCCTGGTATTCCCGCTGTGCTTCTGGATCGTGCGGCTCTACGCGGTATTCCGCGAGCTGCGCCTGTAG
- the eccB gene encoding type VII secretion protein EccB, which produces MTTRAQVNGYRFLIRRLEHALIRADSRMIHDPMRGQIRSLLVGLVIAILITGAAGVLAFFKPSPNIGNAQILLSTSNGGLYVRIGDRLHPVLNLASARLITGKPDAPKSVSDKWLNQLPRGPMVGIIGAPNSIHGGADMRTSVWTACDAVTTPDVAKSVGVASVQTTVIAGDLTLNEDIGKASPAQMLLVRSGDTSYLIYGGVRAVIDPNDSVVLNALHLQNAQTRPISGALLNAFPLVPPIRAVTIPGAGTAIPGLPAGYPVGSIVKTVDSRGEQLYVVLPDGLQPVSSAAADIIRYSNPGEASSQGAREVAPSVISRVPLVHSLAIDHYPAVSPQIVNTEPDRVVCMTWERSNSAAQAAVGLLVGHRLPIPDGAQPVGLATGDGNGPGVDSVYVKPGSGEYVQATGGEADSRALGQLFYVSDAGVRYHIKDLPTAAALGVTGVHDPRADADVPQLAPWPVVSLLPAGPELSQEAALVAHDGMGADPRGLKVEPPKS; this is translated from the coding sequence GTGACTACGCGCGCGCAGGTCAATGGCTATCGGTTCTTGATCCGCCGGTTGGAGCATGCGCTGATTCGCGCCGACTCCCGGATGATCCACGACCCGATGCGCGGCCAGATCCGCTCGCTCCTCGTCGGTCTGGTGATCGCCATCCTGATCACCGGAGCGGCCGGGGTGCTGGCCTTCTTCAAGCCGTCACCTAACATCGGAAATGCGCAGATCCTGCTGAGCACCTCCAACGGCGGCCTGTACGTCCGCATCGGCGATCGCCTGCACCCGGTTCTCAACCTCGCGTCCGCACGCCTGATCACCGGGAAGCCGGACGCCCCGAAATCCGTCAGCGACAAATGGCTGAATCAGCTGCCGCGCGGTCCCATGGTGGGAATCATCGGCGCCCCCAACAGCATTCACGGTGGGGCGGACATGCGGACCTCGGTGTGGACCGCGTGTGACGCGGTCACCACACCGGATGTGGCCAAGAGCGTCGGTGTGGCGAGCGTGCAGACCACGGTGATCGCCGGCGACCTCACGCTCAACGAAGACATCGGCAAGGCGTCGCCGGCGCAGATGCTGCTGGTCCGATCGGGCGACACCTCCTATCTGATCTACGGCGGCGTGCGCGCGGTGATCGACCCCAACGACTCGGTGGTCCTCAATGCGCTGCACCTGCAGAACGCCCAGACCCGCCCGATCTCCGGAGCCTTGCTCAACGCCTTTCCGCTGGTGCCACCCATCCGGGCGGTCACGATCCCGGGTGCCGGCACTGCCATTCCCGGCCTGCCCGCCGGATACCCGGTGGGCTCGATCGTCAAGACCGTCGACTCCCGCGGTGAGCAGCTGTACGTCGTGCTGCCGGACGGGTTGCAGCCGGTGTCCTCGGCGGCGGCCGACATCATCCGCTACAGCAACCCCGGCGAAGCCTCCTCGCAGGGAGCGCGGGAAGTGGCGCCCTCGGTGATCAGCCGCGTCCCGCTCGTGCATTCACTGGCGATCGACCACTACCCGGCCGTGTCGCCGCAGATCGTCAACACCGAACCGGACCGGGTGGTGTGCATGACGTGGGAACGGTCCAACTCCGCCGCGCAGGCAGCAGTCGGGTTGCTGGTCGGGCATCGGCTGCCGATTCCGGACGGTGCCCAACCCGTCGGGCTGGCCACCGGAGACGGCAACGGGCCGGGCGTCGACTCGGTGTACGTGAAGCCCGGCAGCGGCGAATACGTCCAGGCGACCGGAGGAGAAGCGGACAGCCGCGCCCTGGGGCAGCTGTTCTACGTCTCCGACGCCGGGGTGCGGTATCACATCAAGGACCTGCCGACGGCCGCCGCGCTCGGGGTGACCGGTGTGCACGATCCCCGCGCCGACGCCGACGTTCCGCAACTGGCGCCCTGGCCGGTCGTTTCACTGTTACCGGCCGGTCCAGAGTTGTCCCAGGAGGCGGCGCTGGTCGCGCACGACGGGATGGGCGCCGACCCGCGCGGATTGAAGGTCGAACCGCCGAAGTCGTGA
- the eccE gene encoding type VII secretion protein EccE yields MPRRPAHPAATPAKGAPSEQNELRSTTDIAAARLLPLPDLLVLQLIVAAGTVTAPLLGFPGWQGSIAGLALALVLVVRLRGTTLPRLVASRTGFWWQRRRRIRKTTPAEPFDVPMADGSLIGFRWDGSTLMSLLQIEENPQAMTIMEPGMTVSGETVPVQALVDCLRQFDITLDSIDVISQGARSQGHSQVAAVYDAVLGPLPAIAQRNVWIAIRLDPSRCAAAVRRRGGGRNGIIRTAGTATRRVADRLTEGGLRTRVLTADEIGQATNQLTDGVDLTTVEETWRTCREGRFRLRSFAIRPRMLTTAGLGLLWTIPSYSTTMTLSLRHDDLRGPIQIRGMARFDTHGRARIQLRGLTPLRGQQYSALAASLPVPPPPRPVERWSYASDPADFQDLRIPASGCGQVIGADDLGRAVALSLFGPQIRRVEIAGTLHLAQQVVLRSLALGAHVLVHSRRPTKWRTMVDEVDDHDLLWVSDFNRGSMQAGADRNYSVEMFDGVAEESVRVGVTAIVVVPPNSPVTANADVALESLNIDTDTVKVSTRTGSSVVTMVATDEEMRYLKASFAAED; encoded by the coding sequence GTGCCGCGTCGTCCCGCCCACCCAGCGGCGACGCCCGCAAAGGGCGCGCCCTCGGAACAAAACGAGTTGCGGTCGACGACCGACATCGCCGCCGCGCGTCTGCTGCCCCTCCCCGACCTGCTGGTCCTGCAACTGATCGTCGCCGCCGGGACGGTGACGGCGCCGCTTCTTGGTTTCCCGGGTTGGCAGGGCAGCATCGCCGGGTTGGCGCTCGCTCTGGTCCTGGTGGTCCGGCTTCGTGGCACCACGCTGCCGCGGTTGGTCGCGTCACGGACCGGGTTCTGGTGGCAGCGACGTCGACGAATCCGGAAAACCACACCGGCCGAACCCTTCGACGTGCCGATGGCTGACGGTTCCCTGATCGGTTTTCGTTGGGACGGAAGCACTTTGATGTCGCTGCTGCAGATCGAAGAGAACCCGCAGGCGATGACGATCATGGAGCCGGGCATGACGGTGTCCGGGGAGACCGTCCCGGTGCAGGCTCTGGTGGACTGCCTGCGGCAGTTCGACATCACGCTGGATTCGATCGACGTGATCAGTCAGGGCGCCCGGTCGCAGGGCCACAGTCAGGTCGCCGCGGTGTACGACGCGGTCCTGGGCCCGCTTCCCGCGATCGCCCAGCGCAACGTATGGATCGCCATCCGTCTCGACCCGTCACGGTGTGCCGCCGCGGTGCGCCGGCGCGGCGGCGGCCGCAACGGGATCATCCGCACCGCCGGCACCGCGACCCGCCGGGTGGCCGACAGGTTGACCGAGGGCGGCCTGCGTACCCGGGTGTTGACCGCCGACGAGATCGGGCAGGCCACCAACCAACTGACCGACGGCGTGGATCTGACCACCGTCGAGGAGACCTGGCGCACCTGCCGGGAAGGCCGCTTCCGATTGCGCAGCTTCGCGATCAGACCACGCATGCTCACGACGGCCGGGCTCGGACTGCTGTGGACCATCCCCAGTTACTCGACCACCATGACGCTCTCGTTGCGCCACGACGATCTTCGTGGGCCGATCCAGATCCGGGGAATGGCCCGATTCGACACCCACGGCCGCGCCCGCATCCAGCTGCGCGGCCTGACCCCCTTGCGTGGGCAGCAGTACTCCGCCCTGGCCGCCAGCCTACCGGTGCCCCCGCCACCCCGGCCGGTTGAAAGGTGGTCGTACGCAAGCGATCCAGCCGATTTTCAGGACCTGCGAATACCCGCCTCCGGTTGCGGGCAGGTGATCGGCGCGGACGACCTCGGGCGCGCGGTGGCGCTGTCGCTGTTCGGCCCGCAGATCCGGCGCGTCGAGATCGCCGGCACCTTGCATCTGGCCCAGCAGGTGGTGTTGCGTTCGCTGGCGCTGGGGGCGCACGTGCTGGTGCACAGCCGGCGTCCGACGAAGTGGCGCACCATGGTCGACGAGGTGGACGACCACGATCTGCTGTGGGTGTCGGACTTCAACCGCGGGTCCATGCAGGCCGGCGCCGATCGCAACTACTCGGTCGAGATGTTCGACGGAGTGGCCGAGGAATCCGTGCGGGTAGGTGTGACCGCGATCGTGGTGGTCCCGCCCAATTCGCCGGTGACGGCCAACGCCGACGTCGCGCTGGAATCGCTGAACATAGACACCGATACCGTCAAGGTGAGCACGCGCACCGGCTCGTCGGTCGTGACCATGGTCGCCACCGACGAAGAGATGCGCTACCTCAAAGCGTCGTTCGCCGCCGAAGACTGA
- a CDS encoding DUF5336 domain-containing protein, with the protein MAYPGSQSYHPADHAGGYSDHAGGYSQWTPEPETGTKVSHRQLTWAVLLLGGCSYLVSFGPMLNGFGIDWDVRFAVLAGLLAGFGLLPRQTSPSGQSGKVVAALAAIGFLDALSRVLVLPEGVQPGWAMWVVLVLNGLQAGAAVGALLTQPSASDEQQAWYAAYAEQYAQAAAEYYGEYTDQDPPEAGHESGTAHAQQAQQVSAPEPRRAVAPQQASYDDFFGHAQPGQASTPHAAPPAAGLPNMGHSAAPAEQQHVASEPEYRTSN; encoded by the coding sequence ATGGCCTACCCCGGCAGCCAGAGCTATCACCCGGCCGACCATGCCGGCGGCTATTCCGACCATGCCGGCGGCTATTCACAGTGGACCCCGGAACCCGAGACCGGCACCAAGGTTTCACACCGCCAATTGACCTGGGCCGTCCTGCTCCTGGGCGGGTGTTCCTATCTGGTGAGTTTCGGGCCGATGCTCAACGGCTTCGGGATCGACTGGGATGTGCGCTTCGCCGTCCTGGCCGGGCTGCTCGCCGGTTTTGGACTTCTACCCCGGCAGACGTCACCTTCTGGTCAGTCCGGCAAGGTCGTCGCCGCGCTGGCGGCGATCGGATTCCTCGATGCCCTGTCCCGCGTGCTGGTCCTTCCCGAGGGCGTTCAGCCCGGCTGGGCCATGTGGGTTGTGTTGGTGCTCAACGGTTTACAGGCCGGCGCGGCCGTCGGCGCACTGCTGACTCAGCCGAGCGCGTCCGATGAGCAGCAAGCCTGGTACGCGGCATACGCCGAGCAGTACGCACAGGCCGCGGCCGAGTATTACGGCGAGTACACAGACCAGGACCCACCCGAGGCCGGACACGAGAGCGGAACCGCACACGCCCAACAGGCGCAGCAGGTCTCCGCCCCGGAACCCAGACGGGCCGTGGCACCGCAGCAGGCGAGTTACGACGACTTCTTCGGCCACGCACAGCCCGGGCAGGCGTCAACCCCGCATGCGGCACCACCGGCGGCCGGCCTGCCGAATATGGGGCATTCGGCGGCGCCCGCCGAACAGCAGCACGTTGCGAGCGAGCCGGAGTACCGCACGTCTAACTGA
- a CDS encoding FHA domain-containing protein, producing MTSDQAVYKWPPALVVRLGDEVHTLDPRAGIAIIGRDNSATVRLADDRISRWHVRLEPHREGWQAIDTSTNGMYLDGVRRSSVLVSGATTLHLANPEGFPVTLTPEADDVTGVIDLPEPDEDEWWDADLDPGVARAGQAVAARRSELEITQRGLAKDKIINAGTLIAFEKGRSWPRRGTLAKLEKALQWSPGTIARIRSGSAVIPISGPATAPAEMPGVTDEATESLTDTVRAPLMAEAVELAMHSISAATQELPEPSEPAFTPKVTKILADLRKLENVAASAARNAKGTPSVVLALSTVRRTYNDVMAKAAQSPNATLGQRLYQARHRAALSLDEAAAAAGLHADALADAEAERPIRDDVAAAITTLIGQLSVS from the coding sequence GTGACGTCTGACCAGGCGGTGTACAAATGGCCACCTGCTCTGGTGGTGCGACTCGGAGATGAGGTCCACACTCTGGACCCGCGGGCGGGTATCGCCATCATCGGCCGGGACAACTCGGCCACCGTTCGTCTCGCCGACGACCGGATATCGCGCTGGCATGTTCGTCTGGAACCCCACCGCGAAGGCTGGCAGGCCATCGACACCAGCACCAATGGCATGTATCTAGACGGCGTGCGGCGCAGTTCGGTGCTGGTCTCCGGCGCGACAACCCTGCACCTGGCCAACCCAGAGGGTTTCCCCGTCACGCTGACGCCCGAGGCCGACGATGTCACGGGCGTGATCGACCTCCCCGAGCCCGACGAGGACGAGTGGTGGGATGCCGACCTCGACCCGGGTGTCGCGCGCGCCGGGCAGGCGGTGGCCGCGCGCCGCAGCGAACTCGAGATCACCCAGCGCGGCCTGGCCAAGGACAAGATCATCAACGCCGGCACATTGATCGCCTTCGAGAAGGGACGTAGCTGGCCGCGGCGCGGCACGCTGGCCAAGCTCGAGAAGGCGTTGCAGTGGTCGCCAGGCACCATCGCCCGCATCCGGAGCGGATCTGCGGTGATACCGATCTCGGGGCCGGCGACCGCGCCGGCCGAGATGCCGGGCGTCACCGACGAGGCGACCGAGTCGCTCACCGACACGGTTCGAGCGCCGCTGATGGCCGAGGCGGTCGAACTGGCGATGCACTCCATCAGCGCCGCCACCCAAGAGCTTCCCGAACCGTCGGAACCCGCGTTCACCCCGAAGGTCACCAAGATCCTGGCTGACTTGCGCAAACTCGAGAACGTCGCGGCCAGCGCGGCCCGCAACGCCAAAGGCACCCCCTCGGTGGTGCTGGCGTTGAGCACGGTGCGCCGCACCTACAACGACGTGATGGCCAAGGCCGCGCAATCTCCGAATGCGACGCTGGGGCAACGGCTTTACCAAGCTCGCCACCGCGCCGCCCTGAGCCTCGACGAGGCCGCGGCCGCCGCGGGTCTGCACGCTGACGCACTGGCTGACGCCGAGGCCGAACGGCCCATCCGTGACGACGTGGCAGCCGCGATCACCACGCTGATCGGGCAGCTCTCGGTCAGTTAG
- a CDS encoding WhiB family transcriptional regulator: protein MTAAAIPLSTPLNEYVPACTSEPERWTTTEPDEDAKALCLACPRRWLCASEAYQVTGVEGLWAGVVIPESGRARDFALRRLRALAERGGYHVRPRRRGRPRGSRN, encoded by the coding sequence ATGACTGCTGCGGCAATTCCGTTGTCCACACCGCTGAACGAGTACGTTCCGGCGTGCACCAGCGAGCCCGAGCGATGGACTACCACCGAGCCCGATGAGGATGCCAAAGCGCTCTGTCTTGCGTGCCCACGGCGGTGGCTGTGCGCCAGCGAGGCCTACCAAGTCACCGGCGTCGAGGGTTTGTGGGCGGGAGTGGTGATCCCCGAGTCCGGACGGGCACGTGATTTTGCGTTGCGCCGACTGCGCGCTCTGGCCGAACGCGGCGGCTACCACGTTCGGCCGCGCCGTCGCGGGCGGCCCCGCGGATCGCGCAACTGA